Below is a genomic region from Brucella sp. BE17.
CCGTAGAAAAAACCGCGTCACCCTGATCGACGTGGCCCTCCATGCCGATGTTTCCCGCGCGACAGCATCGCTTGTGGTGCGCAAGAGCCCGCTGGTGAGTGCGCTAACGCGTGAAAAAGTGGAAAGGTCACTACGGGAACTGGGTTATGTTTATAATATGGGGGCGGCCAGTCTGCGTGCCGAACGGTCGAATACGGTCGGCGTCATCTTGCCCACCCTCGGCAATCCGTTTTACGGCGAGCTTCTTGCTGGCATCGAAAGTGTACTGGGCGAAGCTGAAATCGTGGTTCTTCTGGCGATCAGCCATGACAAGTTTTCCAATCAGCGCCTGTTGATGCAGCGCATGCGCGAACATGGTGTCGATGGCGTAATCGTTTCGCCGTCCGCAGATACGCAAGCAGAATATATCGAACAGATGCCCGGCTGGGGGCTACCAGCTGTGCAGGTTTTGCGGCATGTGAGTGACAGGGTCGACTATGCTGGCGTTGATTATGCCAGCGGCATGCGCCAGGCGGTCAATCATCTTGCCGCTCTCGGCCACAAGACAATCGCGTTTGCAGTTCATCGCCCCTTCCATTCGGCCTATCGCGAGAGAATCGAAGGCTTTCGCGAGGCGATGCTGCAACTGCGCCTCAATGCGGAACTGATTGTCGAGTTGCCAAATTCGATCCCTGAAATTGCCCGAGCGACTCCGTTGCTGTTCGCGCAGGGGCAGATGCCAACCGCTGCAATCTGTCTCAATGATGTTGTCGCGCTCGGTCTTTCAGCCGGGCTTTATGACTATGGCAAGAAAATCGGGCTTGATTTTGCGTTGGTCGGGTTTGACGACGTCAGTGATGCGGAAGCAACGCGCCCCCGACTGAGCTCGGTTGCGACGCGGCCCGTAACGGTGGGGCAGAACGCTGCCCGTCTGCTTCTGGACCGTCTTGACCAGCCAGATCGTGTGTCGCGCAAGATTATCAGCGAAACATATTTGCAGGTTCGCCAATCCTGTGGCGGCCCTGTTTATCGAGAGAGTGCGACCAATTAGACATTGACGCATAGGTACGATAGCATTTAGATCGATCTAAACACACTTGTCGCAGGAGCGAGCGGCCTGGGTGCCCGGAGGTTTAACGTGTATAATTTCAATTTTGAACCGGTCTTCGCGTCGATGGACACGCTGCTCATCGGTGCGTGGCAGACGATCGAGCTATCATGTGCCTCCATGTTGCTGGGTCTGATCGTCTCCATCATCTGTGCGGTGGGAAAGACGGCCGGTCCGAAGCCGGTGCGTTTCGTGATCGATGCCTATATCGAAATCATCCGTAACACGCCGTTTCTCATCCAGATATTCTTCATTTTCTTTGGTCTGCCATCTGTCGGTCTGCGTCTTTCGCCCAATAGTGCCGCACTTCTGGCGCTGGTGGTGAATTTCGGTGCCTATGGCACAGAGATCATCCGCGCGGGCATCGAATCCATTCAAAAGGGTCAGGTGGAAGCGGGTACGGCGCTGGGCCTTTCGCGGCTGCAGGTGTTTCGCTACATCATCATGAAGCCTGCATTGCGCACGGTCTATCCGTCGCTGACCAGCCAGTTCATCTATCTTATGCTGACGTCGAGTGTTGTCTCGGTAATTTCCGCCAGCGAGCTCGCCGCTGCCGGTAACGATCTTCAGTCGGCGACGTTTGCAAGTTTCGAAGTCTATATCGTCATCACCATTCTTTATCTGATCATGTCGATCGGATTCTCGGCGATCTTTTCGCTGATCGAGAGAATGGCATTCAAGTATCCGTTGAGCCGATAGGAGCCGATCATGATCAGACCTTTCGGCTGGAACGAATTTCTCATCATCCTTTATGCGGCGCAGTGGACCATAGCGTTGTCGGTGATCGCTTTTGCAGGCGGCGGTGTCGGCGGGCTTCTGGTGGCGCTGTTGCGGGTGTCGGACAATAAGATAATCCGCTATATTGCGCTGGGCTTTATCCGGCTGTTTCAGGGCACGCCGCTTTTGATGCAGCTGTTTCTGGTGTTCTTCGGCCTCAATATTTTTGGCTTTGGCGTTAATCCTTGGGTTGCAGCGAGCATCGCGCTGACCTTGCATGCAAGCGCTTTTCTGGGCGAGATTTGGCGCGGCTGCATCGATGCGGTGCCCCCTGGCCAGCGTGAAGCAGCAACGGCTCTGGGTCTGCGATATTTCAACCGGATGCGCTACGTGATCCTGCCACAGGCCGCCCGCATTTCGGTCGCGCCGACAGTTGGCTTCCTGGTGCAGCTCATCAAGGGAACCTCGCTTGCCGCGATCATCGGCTTTACCGAACTGACCCGACAGGGCCAGATCATCAACAATGCGACCTTCAGTCCGTTCATGGTGTTCGGCACGGTGGCCGCGCTCTATTTTATTTTGTGCTGGCCATTGTCCATTCTGGCGCGGCGTATGGAAACACGGTTTTCGCGTTCAACCGCACGCTAACATCAAAAGCATAAACACACCACGTGCCGGCGAGGAGACCGGCCACACACAGGGAAGGAAATAACATGAATTACACCAGACGAATGGCAATGATCCTCATCGGGGCAGGCGCGCTTGCAACCGCCGTGGTGCCGTCGGCCTTTGCCCAGAGCGTGGAAGGCATCAAATCGGCTGGCGCGATCAAGATCGGCATGCTGGTCGATTTTCCGCCTTTCGGCATCATAAACACCAGCAACGAGCCGGACGGCTATGACGCGGACGTTGCTAAACTGCTGGCCAAGGAACTGGATGTTAAGGCACAGATCGTTCCCGTCACCGGACCGAACCGTATTCCCTATCTGCAGAGCGGACAGGTCGATGTGCTGGTTGCTTCGCTTGGTATCACAGAGGAACGCGCGAAGAGCGTAGATTTCTCGCAGCCTTATGCGGGTATTTCAATTGGCGTCTTCGGACCGAAAGACGCGGCCGTCACGAAGCCCGAAGACCTTTCGGGTAAGACGATTGGCGTGGCGCGTGCATCCACGCAGGATACGGCCGTTACCGCAGCTGCTCCAAAGGACGCCACCATCCGGCGTTTCGATGACGATGCCAGCGCCGTACAGGCACTGCTCTCCAATCAGGTGGAACTGATCGGACTTTCCAACGTCGTGGCCGCAGAAATCGAAAAGGCAGCCCCTGGCCGCTACGAGCAGAAAATGCAGCTGAGCCAGCAGGTACAGGGTATTGCGGTAAAGAAGGGTTCGACCGAGATGCTCGAATTTGTCAACAAATTCATCGAAAAGGCCAAGGGCGACGGCGAACTCAACAAGATCCACGAAAAATGGCTCGGCTCGCCATTGCCGGATTTTGTGTCTGAGGCAAAGTAAATCTCGATTTGCGCCATGCCCGGTTTGGCCGGGCATGGCGATAGGGCTTTAAAACGACTATTCTCTCGAAAGCAGGTTTTCCGTTATGAACCAGACGGCGCAGGACAAAGTGGGTCCGGCAGTGCTCATGGAAGGTATCAACAAGTGGTACGGGACCTATCATGCGCTGCGAAACATCAACCTGACCGTGGCGCGGGGTGAGCGTATCGTCATCTGCGGCCCGTCCGGATCGGGCAAATCCACGCTTATCCGCTGCATCAACCAGCTTGAAAGTATTCAGGAAGGGCGGATTGTCGTCGATGGCCTGGACCTGACCAAAGGCGGCAGGAACGTCGATGTTGTCCGGCAGGAAACCGGCATGGTTTTCCAGCAGTTCAACCTGTTTCCGCATATGACGGTGCTTGAAAACTGCACATTGGCGCCCACAAAGGTGCGCGGTGTGGCAAAAGCTGAAGCCGAGAAGACCGCACGGCAATATCTTGAGCGCGTACGCATTCCCGAACAGGCCGACAAATATCCCGCCCAGCTGTCCGGTGGCCAGCAGCAGCGCGTGGCGATCGCCCGCGCCTTGTGCATGAATCCCAAGATCATGCTGTTCGATGAACCGACTTCGGCCCTTGATCCTGAAATGGTCAAGGAGGTGCTCGACACCATGATCGATCTGGCGAAAGAGGGCATGACCATGCTGTGCGTGACCCATGAAATGGGATTTGCGCGTCAGGTCGCCGATCGGGTAATTTTCATGGACCAGGGGCAGATTCTGGAAATGGCACCGCCGGAAGAGTTTTTTGGCAATCCCAAGCATGAGCGCACGAAAGCCTTTATCGGTCAGATTTCCTGACCGACGCGCATATCATATGAAATGACTGGAGCTATCCGTGACGCATGAAATCCTGCTCGTCGAGCCGATGATGGCGCTGATCGAAGAAAAACTTGATGCCGGTTATAAAGTGCACCGGCTTTACAGGGCTGAAGAGAAGACGGAAATTGAAGCAGCGCTCGGCAAAATCCGTGCGGTGGTAACCGGCGGTGGCAGCGGGCTTTCGAACGAATGGATCGCACGGCTTCCCGCACTGGGTATTATCGCAATAAACGGGGTTGGTACCGATAAGGTCGATCTCGAATTTGCCCGCGATCGTGGCGTTAATGTGACGACCACACCGGGCCTGTTGAGCGATGATGTGGCAGATATCGGCATTATATTGATGCTTGATCTCCTGCGCCATGTCACGGCAGGTGACGGCTTTGTGCGTGAGGGACGCTGGGCGCGCGGCGAGGCCTTTAGCTTGGGCGTCAGTCCCAAAGGCAAGCGCATCGGTGTTCTGGGGCTTGGCCAGATCGGCAGATCAATGGCCAGACGGGCCGAAGCCTTTGGTATGCAGGTTCATTACTGGAACCGCTCACCCGTTGAAAATACCGACTGGATCGCCCATGCTTCGCCGGTCGAGCTCGCGAAAAACAGCGATGTTTTGGCAGTGTGCGTCGCCGCCAATCCCTCTACCGCCAATATCGTCAATGCCGATGTGCTGGCAGCACTTGGCAGCAAGGCCTATCTCGTCAACGTCTCACGTGGCAGCGTTGTCGATGAAGACGCGCTTCTCGATGCCCTTGAAAATGGCGTTATCGCAGGCGCGGGGCTTGATGTCTTTGTCAATGAGCCGACCATCCGCGACGAATTCCTGAGCGCACCCAACACGGTTTTGATGCCACATCAGGGTAGCGCAACTGTTGAGACGCGCATTGCCATGGGCGAACTGGTGCTGGAAAATATCCAAGCATTCTTTGCCGGCCAAACCCCTCCTTCCACAGTCAACTGAGTTCATGATGATTGTCAGACAGGCTTTTTTCGAAGGACAAATTCACGCTGGTCGTGAAGATGCCTTCAAGGATTATGTTGCGAAAACGCTGATGCCGATGTGGCTTGCCTTTCCGGGCATCCGGGACGTCAAAGTCTTGTACGCTGTCGAACGTGATGAGGGTGCACCGCCTTATCCGATGGTGCTGTGGACGCAGTATGATAGCAGGGATGCTCTGGCAAAGGCGCTTTCCTCGCCCATTCGTTACGAAAGCCGCGAGGCAACCAAGGGTCTGCTCGCCATGTTCGACGGGCATATCCACCATCATGTCTTTGAACTGGAGCAGGAAAGTTAAACTGCTACCTCTATTTCCAACGTGACAGGATCGAAGCTCACGACACGCACCTGCGTACCGGCTGGTAGGTCCGGTCCTTTTACGCGCCATATCGTATCGTTGATGCGGATGCGACCACGGCCATTGACGAGCGCTTCCTCGAGTGTTGCGCGCTGACCGACGAGCTGTTCGCCGCGCTGGTTGAGGAACGGCTCGTCATGGCGGTCATTGCTGCCGAAGAAGCGGCGACCGGCCAGCACGAAGATCACTGCCATAACCAGAAACACGACGATCTGAAATTGCCATCCGAAGCCGGTTATGGAACCAAGAAGCAGGGCAATGCCGCCGGTGACCAGTGCCGCCAGCCCAAACCAGATGAAAAAGAAGCCCGGCGCCAGAAGTTCAAGAAGCAGCAGGGCTAGCCCGAAGACGAACCAGTTCCAGAGGCCAAGCCCGGAGAGGAAGTCCGATATCATGGTGCCCTGCTTTCTTTAACCTAGCTGCGGTTTGTCGTCGGCACGCTGCGCCCGCGCGTAACGGGTGGCGGCGAGGCCGGATCGACCGGGGTGACACCATCGCCAAAAACCTCCTTGGCGATCGCGCCGATACCGGCGAGCGAACCAATCAGCGAACTGGCCTCAAGCGGCATCAGCACAACCTTCTGGTTCTTGGCGCTGGCGATATTGCCAAGGGCTTCGGTATATTTCTGCGCCACGAAATAGTTGAGTGCCTGCACATTGCCGCTGGAAACCGCATCGGAAACAAGCGTGGTGGCCTTGGCTTCCGCCTCCGCCAGCCGTTCGCGAGCTTCCGCCTCGCGCTTGGCGGCTTCGAGCTTGCCCTCGGCTTCGAGAATCTGTGACTGTTTCTGGCCTTCGGCGCGAAGAATCTGCGCGTTGCGGTCGCCTTCGGCTTCCAGAACCTGTGCGCGCTTGTCGCGTTCGGCCTTCATCTGGCGGGCCATGGAGGCAACGATATCGGCAGGCGGGCTGATATCCTTGATCTCGACGCGTGTCATCTTGAGGCCCCATGGATGCGCGGCTTCGTCGACCACACGCAGCAGGCGATCATTGATCGTGTCACGGTTGGACAGAAGTTCGTCGAGATCCATTGACCCCATGACGGTACGGATATTGGTCATGGTGAGGTTGAGGACGGCATATTGCAGGTTCGAAACCTGATACGCGGCCTGAGCGGCGTTCAAGACCTGATAGAAGGCCACTGCATCGACACCGACAATGGCGTTGTCGCGGGTGATGACTTCCTGTGTCGGAACATCCAGCACCTGCTCCATCATGTTGAGGCGCGCACCGATGCGATCGAAGAAGGGAATGATCAGGTTGAGGCCCGGATTGAGCGTTCGCGTATAGCGTCCGAAACGCTCAACTGTATAATTAAAGCCCTGCGGCACCGTCTTGATGCCTGCAAACAGTGTTGCCAGAACCAGCGCAGCCAAAATCAGCAGCGTTATGTCAAAACCTGTCATTGTATCGTCCTTAATTTCGCGAACTGGACCTGTTCAGTCCTGTAGGCTCATACCCAGCCCTGTAATTCGCGCCGCACCAGCGTCTCGATAACCTTCATACCGTCTTCGCTGTCATTGAGGCAAGGAATATGGCTGAAATTCTCGCCGCCATTTTCGTGGAAGGCATGTGCGGCTTCATTTCCGATCTCATCAACGGTCTCAAGACAATCGACGACAAAACCCGGATTAAGCACGGCAACCGACTTGACGCCTTGTTTGGCAAGGTTTTCCACGGTCTCGTCCGTATAAGGTTGCAACCATTCCTCCGGGCCGAAGCGGGACTGAAAAGTGGTTCGGAATTTTTCTTCATCAAGACCGAGGCGTGCCCGCAACAGGCGCGCCGTCTCCAGACATTGCTGGCGATAGGGATCGCCCTTTTCCGAATAGCTTTTGGGAATGCCATGGAAAGAAGCGAGGATCACATCCGGCTCAAAGGAAAGCGTTTTCAGATGGTTCTCGATCGAGCGGGCCAAGGCCTCGATATAGACCGGCTCGCTCTCATAGGAGGGGATGGTGCGCACGGCTGGCATGAAGCGCTTCTTCATCAGCACTTCGAAGAACTTGTCATTCACCGTTGCGGTCGTGGTGGCCGAATATTGCGGATAGAGTGGAAACATGACGATGCGCTCGCATCCAGCCTGCAACAGCCGGTCGGTCACCGTTTCGATGGAAGGCTGGCCGTAGCGCATCGCCCAATCGACGACGACGTTTGAATGATCCTTCAAGGCTTCTGCCAGCTTTTCGCCTTGCGCGCGGGTATAGGTGCGCAGCGGCGATTCGTTTTTTTCCCGGTTCCAGATGCGTTCGTAAAGCTTGCCGGATTTGGATGGGCGGGTGTTGAGAACGATGCCGTAAAGGATTGGTAACCATGCGACGCGCGGCCATTCGATAACGCGGCGATCGGAGAGGAATTCGGCAAGATAGCGGCGCATCGGCGCGTAGCTGGTGCCGTCTGGCGTGCCAAGATTGACGAGCAGGACGCCGACTTTCGGCAATTGCGGCGCTTCGACGCCTGTCTGATCTGTCGCCGTTTGGGTCTGGCTTTTCTGCGCTTTTTTCATCTCATTCACCTTCTGCCATCTATCCAGTTGGCCGTCATATATTCAGTTTGAAAGTAGAGAAAAAAAGCCAAATTACAATCCTGACAATCACTGTCATAAAAAAGGCGACACCGGTGTATCCGGTGCCGCCATTATAGCTATGTGGTGTTTCTTAACCGACAGCGCCACGTGTCAGTGAAAAACGGGCGCCGGTCGATGAAGTGCAGTTAAGCTGGCTTGGAGAAACCAGCGCGCAATTGACCTTGGAAGATGTGCCACGCACGATGGAGCGCATGTCGATTTCCACGAGCTGCGGCGACTGATAGCGGTAGCTACCTTCGGCCAGTCGCTCGTTGGTGTCGGTGGTCCGGGTCTGGAAAGAACCGCCATTGAATGAGGAAATAATGCCGTTGGGGTCTGACCAGTTGCCTTCAATGCCGCCAGGACGCCCGATGGCAGACTGAGAGTTGCCGCCTACCGGGCCGGTCGTTTCACAAGCCGCCAAAACCAGCGACATGAGGGCAAGGGAGCCAATGATGCGGAAGCGTTTCATGTCCATGCTCTCCATATAAGCATTTGCAGCGAAAGATCATCGGTCTTTGGCACATATGCTCTAAAACAAAAGTCGAGCGATATCGGAGTTCTGTTTCAGCCCGATCGCTCCTGGGATGATATCCCTGTGATGTATTGAATTTTACAGGAAAACAAGTCCCTTTTGCGAGGATTGCGTGATTGTTGCGAAACTGCCGCAACATCAAAGGCCTGTTTTCAGTCGTCTTTTGTCATCATAGCGCCCTGCCTATCCGACGAGGATATTGCGGAACTGCCAAGGGTCTTTGCGGTCGATATCCTCTTCAAAGAGTATGCCGCGGCCCTCCAGCGGGGTCCAGTCGGTATAATATCCCTTCACCGGGCCCAGATAGGGCGTCTGTACTTCAAGGCAGCGGCGATAATCGATCTCGTCGGTTTCGACGATGCCGCTTAAAGGATTTTCCAGCGCCCAGACCATACCGGCAAGGACTGCGGACGATACCTGCAATCCGGTGGCATTCTGATAGGGGGCGAGTTTGCGCGCTTCGCGAATAGAAAGCTGCGAGCCATACCAATAAGCGTTCCTGTCGTGACCGTAGAGAAGGACGCCGAGTTCATCTGCGCCATCCAGAATTTCGTTTTCTTCCAGCACATGCTGGACCGGCTGCGCACGCCCGCCATTGCCGAACATCTCGTCGAGCGACAGAATGGCGTCATTGCTGGGGTGATAGGCGTAATTGCAGGTCGGGCGATAGTCGAGTTTGCCCTTCTTGCTGCGCAGCGTGAAGAAATCGGCAATCGAAATCGCCTCATTATGGGTGACGAGCAGACCATATTGCGCGCCATGGGTCGGACACCATGTTCGAATGCGCGTATTGCCTCCGGGCTGTTCAAGAAAGATCGCTGCTTTGTTGCCCTTTTTCTGTTTGCGCGCATTCTTGGGCTTCCATTTTTCATGGCTGCCCCAGCCAAGTTCCGCAGGCTGCAAGCCTTCAGCAATGAAGCCTTCGACCGACCAGGTGTTCCAGAACGTGTTGAAGGGTTTGGGCTTTTTGGCGCGCTGCGTGTCGCGTTCGGCAATGTGAATGCCCTTGACGCCAGCTTTCTTCATGAGCTTTGCCCAGCCCTGACGGTCATCCGCTGCGGGTTCAATGAAGTCGAGCTTGAGTTCGTTCGCGAGATTGACTAGCGCCTTTTTCACGAACCACGACACCATGCCGGGATTGGCACCGCAACACGAAACGGCAGTCGGGCCGTCTGGGTTCTTGCGCTTTTCGGCCCGCGCGGTTTCGCGCAGGGCGTAATTGGTGCGTGCGGCATTGTCGGCCTCGGCATCAAAATAAAAACCAAGCCATGGCTCGACCACGGTGTCGATATAAAGCGCGCCTTGTTCACGGGCAAAACGCATCAGGTCGACCGACCCGGTATCCACGGACAGATTGACGACGAAGGGCTGGCCTTCGCCCTCTTTCAGCAGGGGACCAAGGATAGTTTTGTAATTATCGCGGGTGATGGCTTCTTTCAGGAAGCGAATGCCCTTGTCATCGAGATGCTTGCGGTTTTTTTCGCTTGGGTCGATCACGACCATACGCGCTTTCTCGAATTTGAAATGGCGCTCGATCAGCGGCAGGGTACCGCGCCCGATCGACCCAAAGCCGATCATGATGACGGAGCCGGTAATCTCGCCATGGACTTGCCACTTCTCTTTCGCCATTTTCTTCCTCTCAGAAGCCCACATGGGCTCTATTGATTATGGATAAAGCATAACACAGGTTCATTGAAAGGAAGCAACGTCACAAGCTTATGACATGCATGATTCTTTTAAATCTTATCAATGTCGATCAGTTTTGCGCGGATCATGCCGCGCAACGAATTGCCAACCAGAATGGTCCGTGCTTTTTTCAGGTCTTTAACCGAAACCGGCGTTTCGGTGGCAATGCCGTTGTTGAGGATTTCGCGGCGCAAAACACCGTCGAGAAGCCCTGACGACAGCGCGGGCGTGGCGAAGGTAGCATCGCCTGTATCGAGAAAAATCGAGGTGATCGTGCCTTCGCACAGTTCATCGCGCTCGTTAAGCAGAATGACTTCATCCACTTCCGCGAGCGAATATTCCTCCCGCGCCGCAATATAGGCTCGGCGACGCGTGGTTTTGTGGCGCAAGAGCGGATCGTCGTGTCTGAGGCGAGTGCTAGCGATGGCAATGCGCCAGACAGTGTTTTGCGGTAATGGTTCGAAAGGGGTGGCGATAATCTCGCTCAAACCGTCGGGTGCCAGCGTCAGGCGCAGTTTCAAGGCCTGATCGGATGTGCCTGCCGCTTCGATCTTTTGGCGGATCGCCATCATATCGCAATCGAAGCCGAGCTCGTTGGCCGAACCTTCCAGGCGCGCCATATGCAGATCAAGACGCAGGACACCCGACAGGGGTTCCCAGCGCATGGTCTCGATCAGTTGATAATCGGGCCCCTGATCGGTCTGCTCATCGAGCTTGACGCTGGCTTCTGCCCCGTCGCGAACCGCGCTTTCACCAGACATTCCTCATACTCCGCTTGCGCTGTGGAATCGAAGACCACGCCGCCTCCGACATTGAAGATCGCATGATTTTGATCCAGAAGCGAGATCGTGCGAATGGCCACATTGAACCGCATTTGCCCGCCCGGGGCGATCCATCCGAGCGATCCACAATAGATATCGCGGGGGCCAATCTCAAGTTCGCGCAGGATTTTCATGGCGCTGATTTTCGGTGCGCCGGTAATCGAACCACAGGGAAACAGGGCTGCAAAAATTGACCGCAACGGCAGATTGCTTTTCAGTCTTGCGCGCACACGGCTGATCATCTGATGAACGGTGGGATAGGTTTCAACCCTGAAAAGCTCAGGTACATCCAGCGAACCGACGTCGCTGATCAATGAAATGTCGTTGCGCAGAAGATCGACGATCATGCGGTTTTCTGCCTGGTTTTTCGGGTCGTTCATCAGGAAGCGCCGGTTTTCTTCATCTTCTTGCGGCGATGACCCGCGCGGCATGGTGCCCTTCATCGGATGGGTCTCGATAAAGCCATCGCTGCCGATCTCAAAAAACAGTTCTGGCGAGCGCGACAGGATGACGGGGCCACCAAGATCGCAAAAAGTGGCATAACGCACCGGCTGACGCTGGCTAAGCTTGTTGAAAAGCGTCAGCGGATCGCCCTGCCATTGCGCGTCAACAGGGAAGGTCAGGTTGCCCTGATAGCAGTCGCCGTCGCGCAAATGCTGGTGCAACCGATCGAAGCGTTGCTGATAGTCCTCAAATGACCATTGTGCGACGGGGTCGTGCAGGACGGTATGCGGGTCATCATTGTGATGATGAATCGCTTCGTCGCAAGGACCGTCGAAAACGCCAAAGCACAGCAGCGGGGTTCTGCGATTTTCCGGTAGGAGTGGTGCTAGCTTGGGTTCAAGAAGATAGCCTGCTTCATAAGCGAAATAGCCTGCAAGCCATTTTCCCGCCTCATGTGCGCGCTGCATCGCCTCCCATGCACACTCGAATTCGCTGGCACTTTCCGCGCGGATAATCGAAGACGGGTTCGCGAAAAGAACATCGCGGCCCGCCTTGTCATCCCGAAACAAAATAAGCGGCCTCTTAGAAACCGGCACGACTATATCTCAGTCTTCCATGGCTTCGAGTTCGTCGATGATGCCTTCGATCACCGACAGGCCCCTGTGCCAGAAATCCGGATCGGTCGCGTCAAGGCCAAACGGTGCCAGCAGTTCCTTGTGGTGCTTGGTGCCGCCAGCTTTCAGCATATCGAAATATTTCTGCTGAAAGCCAGTTTCGGAATTCTGGTAAACGGCGTAGAGCGAATTGACCAGACAATCGCCGAAGGCATAGGCATAGACATAAAATGGCGAATGGATGAAGTGCGGGATATAGGTCCAGAAGGTCTCGTAGCCCGGATTGAGATTGACCGCATCGCCAAGGCTTTCGCGCTGCACATCCATCCAGATTTCACCGATGCGTTCCGCGGTCAGTTCACCCTCGCCGCGTTCCTTATGGATGCGGCGCTCGAACTGGTAGAATGCGATCTGGCGCACGACCGTGTTGATCATGTCTTCGGCCTTTTGCGCCAGCATGGCCTTGCGCTCGCGCTTGTCCTTGGTGGCCGCAAGCAGGGATCGGAAGGTGAGCATCTCGCCGAAGACCGATGCGGTTTCGGCAAGCGTCAGTGGCGTTCCGGCCATGAGCGCGCCCTGCTTCCCAGCCAGAACCTGATGCACACCATGGCCAAGTTCATGGGCGAGCGTCATCACATCGCGCGGCTTGCCCATATAGTTGAGCAACACGTAAGGATGCGCCGAGGGCACTGTGGGATGGGCAAAGGCACCCGGTGCCTTGC
It encodes:
- a CDS encoding homospermidine synthase, which produces MAKEKWQVHGEITGSVIMIGFGSIGRGTLPLIERHFKFEKARMVVIDPSEKNRKHLDDKGIRFLKEAITRDNYKTILGPLLKEGEGQPFVVNLSVDTGSVDLMRFAREQGALYIDTVVEPWLGFYFDAEADNAARTNYALRETARAEKRKNPDGPTAVSCCGANPGMVSWFVKKALVNLANELKLDFIEPAADDRQGWAKLMKKAGVKGIHIAERDTQRAKKPKPFNTFWNTWSVEGFIAEGLQPAELGWGSHEKWKPKNARKQKKGNKAAIFLEQPGGNTRIRTWCPTHGAQYGLLVTHNEAISIADFFTLRSKKGKLDYRPTCNYAYHPSNDAILSLDEMFGNGGRAQPVQHVLEENEILDGADELGVLLYGHDRNAYWYGSQLSIREARKLAPYQNATGLQVSSAVLAGMVWALENPLSGIVETDEIDYRRCLEVQTPYLGPVKGYYTDWTPLEGRGILFEEDIDRKDPWQFRNILVG
- a CDS encoding aminotransferase class IV family protein gives rise to the protein MSGESAVRDGAEASVKLDEQTDQGPDYQLIETMRWEPLSGVLRLDLHMARLEGSANELGFDCDMMAIRQKIEAAGTSDQALKLRLTLAPDGLSEIIATPFEPLPQNTVWRIAIASTRLRHDDPLLRHKTTRRRAYIAAREEYSLAEVDEVILLNERDELCEGTITSIFLDTGDATFATPALSSGLLDGVLRREILNNGIATETPVSVKDLKKARTILVGNSLRGMIRAKLIDIDKI
- a CDS encoding aminodeoxychorismate synthase component I, which encodes MPVSKRPLILFRDDKAGRDVLFANPSSIIRAESASEFECAWEAMQRAHEAGKWLAGYFAYEAGYLLEPKLAPLLPENRRTPLLCFGVFDGPCDEAIHHHNDDPHTVLHDPVAQWSFEDYQQRFDRLHQHLRDGDCYQGNLTFPVDAQWQGDPLTLFNKLSQRQPVRYATFCDLGGPVILSRSPELFFEIGSDGFIETHPMKGTMPRGSSPQEDEENRRFLMNDPKNQAENRMIVDLLRNDISLISDVGSLDVPELFRVETYPTVHQMISRVRARLKSNLPLRSIFAALFPCGSITGAPKISAMKILRELEIGPRDIYCGSLGWIAPGGQMRFNVAIRTISLLDQNHAIFNVGGGVVFDSTAQAEYEECLVKARFATGQKPASSSMSRPIRGPIIN